One region of Mus musculus strain C57BL/6J chromosome 3, GRCm38.p6 C57BL/6J genomic DNA includes:
- the Tdpoz8 gene encoding TD and POZ domain containing-like isoform 2 (isoform 2 is encoded by transcript variant 2) codes for MNRNCATAQVLTPDDKFTVLCKVSVLQDSFSISGQNPRPAIKVTRCALEDDVGELWENSLFTDCCLLVAGHEFRAHKVILAARSPVFRAMFEHEMKVRLTNRVEIHDLDPQVFKEMMGFIYTGKASHLHSYSMASDVLAAADRCGLKGLKVMCEDALCRNLSVENAAHTLILADLHSIEHLKIQALDFITVYASEVSKTSGWMSMRESHPHLVAQAFHSLASTHRIFGALPFKQLKWSLRPTQL; via the exons ATGAACAGAAATTGTGCTACAG CCCAAGTGCTAACACCAGATGACAAATTTACCGTCCTCTGCAAGGTGAGCGTACTCCAAGACTCCTTCAGCATTTCTGGACAGAACCCAAGACCTGCAATCAAGGTTACAAGGTGCGCATTGGAAGATGACGTAGGGGAGCTGTGGGAGAATTCCCTCTTCACAGACTGCTGCCTGTTGGTAGCTGGCCATGAATTCAGGGCTCACAAGGTCATCCTGGCAGCTCGCTCTCCAGTTTTCAGAGCCATGTTTGAACATGAAATGAAGGTGAGACTAACAAACCGTGTTGAGATCCATGACCTGGATCCCCAAGTCTTCAAAGAGATGATGGGCTTCATCTACACTGGGAAGGCATCACACCTCCACAGCTACTCTATGGCCAGTGATGTGCTGGCAGCTGCTGACAGGTGTGGACTGAAGGGCTTGAAGGTCATGTGTGAGGATGCCCTCTGCAGGAACCTCTCTGTGGAGAATGCTGCACACACTCTCATCCTGGCTGATCTCCACAGCATAGAGCATCTGAAGATTCAGGCCCTGGATTTCATTACAGTTTATGCTTCCGAGGTCTCTAAGACTTCAGGGTGGATGTCAATGAGGGAGTCACATCCCCACTTGGTGGCTCAAGCATTCCactctctggcttctacacatCGTATTTTCGGGGCCCTCCCTTTCAAACAACTTAAGTGGTCTTTAAGACCTACTCAGCTATGA
- the Tdpoz8 gene encoding TD and POZ domain containing-like isoform 1 (isoform 1 is encoded by transcript variant 1) → MSGELEAKSRDDTQSHEQKLCYRWTISNFSFFVEETEEYITSPVFSLEDNDKMTWCLRVYPTGVDEKNKDYVSLYLILLSCEKGSVWAKFEVCILNAKGEKCNTERIPSFSRILQYQALGFEKFIIRHTFLSLAQVLTPDDKFTVLCKVSVLQDSFSISGQNPRPAIKVTRCALEDDVGELWENSLFTDCCLLVAGHEFRAHKVILAARSPVFRAMFEHEMKVRLTNRVEIHDLDPQVFKEMMGFIYTGKASHLHSYSMASDVLAAADRCGLKGLKVMCEDALCRNLSVENAAHTLILADLHSIEHLKIQALDFITVYASEVSKTSGWMSMRESHPHLVAQAFHSLASTHRIFGALPFKQLKWSLRPTQL, encoded by the coding sequence ATGTCAGGGGAACTGGAAGCCAAGAGCAGGGACGACACACAGAGCCATGAACAGAAATTGTGCTACAGGTGGACCATTAGCaacttctctttttttgttgaggAAACGGAGGAATATATTACAAGCCCAGTGTTCTCATTAGAGGACAATGACAAAATGACATGGTGTTTGAGAGTATACCCAACCGGGGTTGATGAAAAAAACAAAGATTACGTGTCACTTTATCTGATTTTGCTCAGCTGTGAAAAGGGCTCAGTTTGGGCAAAGTTCGAGGTTTGTATCTTAAATGCCAAGGGTGAAAAATGCAATACAGAAAGGATCCCAAGCTTTTCTAGAATACTGCAGTACCAGGCCCTTGGATTTGAAAAGTTTATCATTCGACATACCTTCTTGTCTCTAGCCCAAGTGCTAACACCAGATGACAAATTTACCGTCCTCTGCAAGGTGAGCGTACTCCAAGACTCCTTCAGCATTTCTGGACAGAACCCAAGACCTGCAATCAAGGTTACAAGGTGCGCATTGGAAGATGACGTAGGGGAGCTGTGGGAGAATTCCCTCTTCACAGACTGCTGCCTGTTGGTAGCTGGCCATGAATTCAGGGCTCACAAGGTCATCCTGGCAGCTCGCTCTCCAGTTTTCAGAGCCATGTTTGAACATGAAATGAAGGTGAGACTAACAAACCGTGTTGAGATCCATGACCTGGATCCCCAAGTCTTCAAAGAGATGATGGGCTTCATCTACACTGGGAAGGCATCACACCTCCACAGCTACTCTATGGCCAGTGATGTGCTGGCAGCTGCTGACAGGTGTGGACTGAAGGGCTTGAAGGTCATGTGTGAGGATGCCCTCTGCAGGAACCTCTCTGTGGAGAATGCTGCACACACTCTCATCCTGGCTGATCTCCACAGCATAGAGCATCTGAAGATTCAGGCCCTGGATTTCATTACAGTTTATGCTTCCGAGGTCTCTAAGACTTCAGGGTGGATGTCAATGAGGGAGTCACATCCCCACTTGGTGGCTCAAGCATTCCactctctggcttctacacatCGTATTTTCGGGGCCCTCCCTTTCAAACAACTTAAGTGGTCTTTAAGACCTACTCAGCTATGA